The nucleotide sequence ACGGTCCAATCACATCACCAGGTCGATCTGTCTCGATTGCATCTCGTAACTCATCTGGCAGTTCTCCCTGGCTGAGCGGAACTGCCAGCCCACTGTCGTCGTTACCATTGGAATTCATCTGGGAGACAACCAACTGGTCAAATTTAGTTCCCCAATTCAATTTCCGACGCAGGTTTTTTGCCTGGTTTTCAGTTTCGACCCCGATCCAGGAGAGAACCACCTGATCCAGAAAGGGTTTGCGCTTCTGAAAGTATTCAGTTAATTGAGGTTGACTGATCTGATTTTTCAAATGGTTCAGTGTCAGATTCCAGATAAACTGCTCACGGAAGGTTTCATAGGTGATGCCATAGCTTGCCAGCCAGTCCTGAAAGTCATCGGCATCGGTCAATTCATTCTCAGTGCGAAAGTCGATCAGGGATTGTTCAATCGTTTCTGCTGGAAGATTGAAGCTTTGTGACGCCTGAGAAAAGTCGCCTTGCGATCGCATCGCTTCCGTCAGGGCATGCTGGCACATAATATCCAGTAAAAACTCCTGAAATGTACCAGCCATTTGTAAATAATCAATGGCTTGCTTCAAATCAATTGGTTTTTCATTAATCAGTAATAGCGTTGGGGATGACATTGGTAAGACTCCTTGATTAGAAAATGGTTGAATGTTGAAAATTGACAGGCTTAACCTGGCTGCAACCAGAGTTGGAAGCAGATTGTTAATCTCGTTAATCTCGTTCTCCAGGCTCAGCCTGGGAACGCCCTTTTAGAGGCTCTGTCTCCTGTCAAGAGCTAGAGGCAAAACCCTGGAATGAGAGAACGCTGTAATACTGGATGGCTGGTAAAAGAAGCGTTGCTGGTGAATAGAACATTGAGCGAGGCTAAGGGGCTGGCTTGCCATGTTTTCCCTCCCTATGGCTCCCCCTGATCTGAGGGCTTTTGTGACACTACTTTTTGGCCGTTTTTCCATGTCTGTTGCTTTCGTTTGCAGGGATATTCCATGGAACATCCCCGCAGAATCCCAGCCAGCGTGCTAAGACATTCTCTGGTTCTTGTGAAACAACTGAGTAAGTGGGGTTAGCGCCTTCAGATAGTACTGATCGGCCTGTGACGTTTCTCCCAGGTAGTCGTACATCTTTCCTAATGCCAGCAGTGCCCTGGTTTGCCAGTAGCCATCTGCAATTTCCTGGTAGAGAGCCAATGCCATCTGATAGCAGCCGATCGCCTCTCTGTACTGCTGCAACGCTTCATGGCACATTCCCAGGTTGTAGGAAGCATCGGCATGATATTGGTGGTTGCCCCAACTCTGGCAAAGGGCCACTGCCTGCTGGTAATAGCTAATTGCCTGCGAATAAGTCTTCATCGATTGGGAGACATACCCCAATCGAAAGGCAGACTTCGCTGCCCACTCCCGCACATGAAGTTCCTGGTAAAGAGATAGTGCCTGTTGATAGGCAATAATGGCTTCCTGGTTTTGTTGAAGTCTTTCCTGGCACAATCCCAGCCAATAGGAAGCATCCGCCTGTGAACGGGGTTCTTTGAGTTGCTGGTAGATACTCTGGCACTGCTGAAAGAATACAATCGCTGCTGAAACTTGTATTTGGTAATATTGCTGTATTCCCAGCAAATAAGCCTGATCCGCCTGTGCTAGTAGCAATTGGGGATTCTGGTATGACCACCCATACGGTTGCTCTGGCCACAGACTATAGCAAGACAGTTGATCGATCTGCTTACGTGCCCGATCAACTCCAGTCCGATCATGGTTGACCTGGGCGATCGCCAGAGACTGTTGATAAGCGTTCAATGCTTGCTGATGTTCACTCAAAGCCTCATGATTGAATCCCACCCTGTACCAGCAGTTGACTTCACAGATTGGATGATTCGTGCCCTGATAGGCATCGAGTGCCTGTTGAAAGAATGCAATCGCCCTCTGATGTTCTTTTTGAGATTCCTGGATTAACCCCAGGTGATACAGCGACTTTGCTTGATTGGGGCGATCGCCGGACTGTTTAGCGCATTCCAGAATATCCTCAAAAATCCTGGTAGCTGCATCAGATTGTCGTTGTCTGTATAACCGAAGACCCTGTTGAAATTGTTGATCTACCAGTTCCTGAAAGTCGCCAGATAATTTCACCTGATCTTCCATCGTTTTGTACTCCAGTTTGGTAGTTTCGTTTCACCTTTCGTAACCTCATCATGGTTGATGGAAGCAGGAGATACCAGACTCAAATAGGCTCAGATTGATCGAGAAAACGGCTCAGATTGACAGGGCGCAAATGAGCCATTTATCAGGGGTTCAGATTATTACAGGAAAGTGCAGAAAAGTTCAGGAATTACCGTTTTTGCTATTGAAAACTATTTAAGGACTGATTACAGTGTTGATTGACTGGCACAACTTCTGGTAGACCACAGGGCAGGTTCAGCCGCACGAGGTTGGGGCGTGGAGAGCTGAACTGCATAAGCTACTCAAACCTGGATGTAATTAGATCTGTGAGCCATTTGCTATCGGGACAGCAGCAACCAAATATGGGGTGCTTATGAGTTATTGGAGTATTTCAGCTACATCGGAGGGACTTGAACGAGTTAGATCCCGAAAAAGGGAGAAAAAAATGACTTATGATGAGCTTGTAGATGCTGCTCATGTAGCACGGATTACCATCAGACGTTTTTTGAGTGGTGAGAAGGTCAGCGAAGGAACGATTGAGGCGATCGCAAAAGCCCTGGAAATAGAACCGGAAGAAATCGTTAATCCAGTTGAGTGGCGAAATCGTAAAGTAGCAAATGCAACGGGAGCATCATTGGAACTGAGTGCTGAATCTGAACTTTCACCCATTGAATCTTTCTATGTCAATCGTTCAGATGCTGAGGAGCAATGTTACAACGCTCTTTTACAGCCAGGTGGGATGGTTCGGATCAAAGCGCCTCAACTGATGGGCAAAACCTGGTTTATTGAAAAGGTGCTATCTCAATTCAACAAAGACGAAAGCTACCGTCGATTAGATCTGGAAATCGACCGTCATGTGCTGACCAGTCTCAAGGATTTTTACCAGTGGTTCTGCGCGGCTGCCAGTGAAGGATTAGACTTCCCTGTGCAATTAGATACTTACTGGAAAGGATTGGCTCCCAATGGAGATATTACGAATTATTTTCAAAAGTATTTATTGAAGCAGATAGCCGATGCCCAGCAATCTTTGATTTTGGTACTTGATAAAGTTGATCGCGTCTTTGAGTGCACAAACATTGCCAATGCTTTTTGTGAGTTGCTGCGCGGCTGGTACGAGCAACCGATTAAGGGCAGTGCCCACAACCGGCAAATCTGGCGTAAACTTCGCCTGGTAATCATCCATTCCACTGAAGTTTACGGTTCTTTAGATATCAACTACTCTCCCCTCGGCGCGGTTGGTACTGACTTTAAGCTATCAGAGTTTCATGAAAAGCAGGTCCAGGAATTAGTCCAGCGCTACCAACTATCCTGGACGAAGACGGAAATTCACCAACTGATGAACCTGGTGGGAGGGCATCCCTACCTGGTGCATTTAGCGATCGCCAAAGTTGGGTGCCACACTATTTCATTAGACCAGATTCTGAAGACAGCCCATACCGAGGTTGGAATTTACGCCGATCATCTCCGTCAACTCGCAATTGGCTTAGAGCGATCGCCCGAATTAGAAAGTCTGTACAGAGAGATTGTCATGGCCGCTCAACCCGTTCCGCTCAAGTCAGTGCAGGCTTTCAAACTAGATAGCATGGGGCTAATTCAGATTAAACCCTCTGCTACAGGCGAAAATTTGGCAGCACCCCGTTGTCGCCTTTATGGTGAATTCTTTTGCAATCACCTGAGTCACTGAATCGTTTTCAAACCAACCATGTGAGTTCTACAGGGAGGCACCACCTATGATGGATCGCAAACAGCAGTATCGCTACCAGGTTGGAGGTCCCCTCAGCGAAGATAACCTCACCTATGTAGAACGGGAGGCCGATAAAGACCTGTATGACGCACTGGAAGCAGGAGAATACTGCTATGTCTTAAACTCTCGCCAGATGGGCAAGTCGAGCCTGGTTGTCCGCACCCGTAAGAAGCTGGAAGCCGAGGGATTCACCTTTGCCTATATTGATTTAACTCTGGTGGGAACAGAGGATGTTTCCCTTGACCAGTGGTGCACCACCCTATTGAGCAATCTGGCCGATAGTTTTCAACTCGATGTGGATGCTGCTTCCTGGTGGAAAACCCATGAAGGACTGACTCCCTTAGATCGAATGACCAGGTTCATTGAAACGTTTTTATTGGTCAGGGAAACTCCCAAACGCTACATCATCGTGATTGATGAAATTGATACCGTTTTGAGTCTGAAAAAGTTTCGAGCCGATGACTTTTTTGCCTTTGTCCGGGGTTGTTGCATCCGGCGCATCCACAAACCAGAATACCAGCGCCTGACCTTTGTCCTGATTGGAACCGCCACTCCCTCTGACTTAATTGCAGACCGCGATCGCACCCCCTTTAACCTGGGACGGGCAATCTCCCTGTATGGATTTCGTCTGTCAGAAGTCCATCCCCTGACAAAAGGGCTGGAAAGCTGTCCGGTGGAAAATCCCCAGGCCGTTTTGGAAGCCATTTTGAACTGGACGGGAGGACAACCCTTTCTCACCCAAAAACTGTGTCAATTGATTCTGGACAATCAGGTATCCATTCCCACTGGTCAGGAATCTTCAGTGATTGCGCAATTAGTGAAGGTTCACATCATTCATAATTGGGAAGGAAACGACGAACCTCAGCACTTGCGAACTATTCGCGATCGCATCATTCGCAATGTGAAGCAAGACAACATTATGAATGTCAAAGATGAGCAGCACGCGAGTAATCTACTCAGTGCCTATCAAAAGATCTTGCAGCACGGAAAGGTATCTGCCGATAACAGCTCTGAACAGGAAGACCTGAGACTATCGGGACTGGTGGTTAAGCAAGACGGTGTGTTAAAAGTTTATAACCGCATCTATCAGGAAGTATTTAATGAACGCTGGGTCCAAAAGGAACTGGCCAATCTCCGTCCCTATCGAGAACAAATTAAGGCATGGTCCAGTTCAAACCAGAGTGATGAATCCCGTCTACTGCATGGCAGAGCACTTCAAGATGCTCTGGAGTGGGC is from Leptothermofonsia sichuanensis E412 and encodes:
- a CDS encoding peptidylprolyl isomerase, whose protein sequence is MSSPTLLLINEKPIDLKQAIDYLQMAGTFQEFLLDIMCQHALTEAMRSQGDFSQASQSFNLPAETIEQSLIDFRTENELTDADDFQDWLASYGITYETFREQFIWNLTLNHLKNQISQPQLTEYFQKRKPFLDQVVLSWIGVETENQAKNLRRKLNWGTKFDQLVVSQMNSNGNDDSGLAVPLSQGELPDELRDAIETDRPGDVIGPLLIGDRWYIFRVEAFQPAELDEALEAQLKDELFEQWLMEKVKEMDVTLQLN
- a CDS encoding tetratricopeptide repeat protein — translated: MEDQVKLSGDFQELVDQQFQQGLRLYRQRQSDAATRIFEDILECAKQSGDRPNQAKSLYHLGLIQESQKEHQRAIAFFQQALDAYQGTNHPICEVNCWYRVGFNHEALSEHQQALNAYQQSLAIAQVNHDRTGVDRARKQIDQLSCYSLWPEQPYGWSYQNPQLLLAQADQAYLLGIQQYYQIQVSAAIVFFQQCQSIYQQLKEPRSQADASYWLGLCQERLQQNQEAIIAYQQALSLYQELHVREWAAKSAFRLGYVSQSMKTYSQAISYYQQAVALCQSWGNHQYHADASYNLGMCHEALQQYREAIGCYQMALALYQEIADGYWQTRALLALGKMYDYLGETSQADQYYLKALTPLTQLFHKNQRMS
- a CDS encoding AAA-like domain-containing protein translates to MTYDELVDAAHVARITIRRFLSGEKVSEGTIEAIAKALEIEPEEIVNPVEWRNRKVANATGASLELSAESELSPIESFYVNRSDAEEQCYNALLQPGGMVRIKAPQLMGKTWFIEKVLSQFNKDESYRRLDLEIDRHVLTSLKDFYQWFCAAASEGLDFPVQLDTYWKGLAPNGDITNYFQKYLLKQIADAQQSLILVLDKVDRVFECTNIANAFCELLRGWYEQPIKGSAHNRQIWRKLRLVIIHSTEVYGSLDINYSPLGAVGTDFKLSEFHEKQVQELVQRYQLSWTKTEIHQLMNLVGGHPYLVHLAIAKVGCHTISLDQILKTAHTEVGIYADHLRQLAIGLERSPELESLYREIVMAAQPVPLKSVQAFKLDSMGLIQIKPSATGENLAAPRCRLYGEFFCNHLSH